The Myotis daubentonii chromosome 9, mMyoDau2.1, whole genome shotgun sequence genome has a segment encoding these proteins:
- the RRAS2 gene encoding ras-related protein R-Ras2 isoform X3 — translation MREQYMRTGEGFLLVFSVTDRGSFEEIYKFQRQILRVKDRDEFPMILIGNKADLDHQRQVTQEEGQQLARQLKVTYMEASAKIRMNVDQAFHELVRVIRKFQEQECPPSPEPTRKEKDKKGCHCVIF, via the exons ATGAGAGAACAGTATATGCGAACTGGCGAGGGTTTCCTGTTGGTCTTTTCAGTCACAGATAGAGGCAG ttttgaaGAGATCTATAAGTTTCAAAGACAGATTCTCAGAGTAAAGGATCGTGATGAGTTTCCAATGATTTTAATTGGTAACAAAGCAGATCTGGATCACCAGAGACAG GTAACACAGGAAGAAGGACAGCAGTTAGCACGACAACTGAAGGTGACTTATATGGAGGCATCTGCAAAGATTAGGATGAATGTAGATCAAGCTTTCCATGAACTTGTCCGGGTTATAAG GAAATTTCAGGAGCAGGAATGTCCTCCTTCACCAGAACCAACCcggaaagaaaaagacaagaaaggcTGCCATTGTGTCATTTTCTAA